One window from the genome of Pseudanabaena yagii GIHE-NHR1 encodes:
- a CDS encoding bile acid:sodium symporter family protein, whose protein sequence is MESNIFTSLILPIALGTMMLGMGLSLVPEDFQRVGKYPKAVAIGLISQLVVLPLIGLAIAKLVPMQPAIATGLMILALCPGGVSSNLVTFLAKGDVALSVTLTALSSLITIFTIPVFANLASQHFFGQGAAVELPIGTTIGQIFVITFLPIAIGMSIRQFAPNLSAKLEKVTSISAAVLLAVIILLLIVKEWSRLPDFIVQVGVGVLLLNILSMAAGFYLSKFFQLNPKQQICISIEVGLQNGTLAIAITAGLLNNPDMAVPAAVYSLLMYVTGCLAISYGRKLAEA, encoded by the coding sequence ATGGAATCAAATATTTTTACATCGCTGATCTTGCCGATCGCGCTAGGAACGATGATGCTTGGTATGGGTTTATCGCTTGTGCCAGAGGACTTTCAGCGAGTGGGAAAATATCCAAAAGCGGTCGCAATTGGGTTAATCAGTCAGTTGGTGGTGCTGCCACTGATTGGGTTGGCGATCGCTAAGCTTGTGCCGATGCAACCTGCGATCGCTACGGGTTTGATGATCTTGGCGTTATGTCCGGGGGGAGTTTCCTCAAACTTGGTCACATTTTTAGCGAAAGGTGATGTAGCCCTGAGCGTGACCTTAACGGCTTTAAGTAGCCTGATTACGATATTTACGATTCCTGTTTTTGCGAATCTGGCTAGCCAACATTTCTTTGGGCAGGGTGCGGCGGTTGAGTTGCCGATTGGGACAACAATTGGACAAATTTTTGTGATTACTTTTTTACCGATCGCGATCGGGATGAGTATTCGTCAGTTTGCGCCGAACCTATCGGCAAAGTTAGAAAAAGTAACCAGCATCTCGGCTGCCGTACTATTGGCAGTAATTATTTTGTTGCTGATCGTCAAAGAATGGAGTCGGTTGCCAGATTTTATTGTCCAAGTTGGGGTTGGGGTGTTGCTGTTAAATATCCTTTCGATGGCGGCAGGATTCTATTTGAGTAAATTTTTTCAGCTTAACCCTAAGCAACAAATCTGTATCAGTATTGAGGTGGGTTTGCAAAATGGAACTCTCGCGATCGCGATTACCGCAGGATTGCTCAATAATCCAGATATGGCGGTTCCTGCGGCAGTTTATAGCTTGCTGATGTATGTGACGGGCTGTTTAGCGATCAGCTATGGTCGTAAGTTAGCTGAAGCATAA
- a CDS encoding DUF3611 family protein yields the protein MPRELKSAKKEEDNSDVSPNVLRVVLAFRRWGWVSFWTQVVLCVVSALVLLQLVLLKAPTTNTPTGADSNPATLPGLSFAWAGIAVLGASIFWNFRYTQMAKKLRSPDRPTKSQTVFQIKIGIIINLLGMLITLIGAASIVGALTLRSQQGVFAGAGNFNLTIQPLDFQIIQASFNIIFAHFVGLVTSLWLLNRATDKPNRE from the coding sequence ATGCCCAGAGAACTAAAAAGCGCTAAAAAAGAAGAAGATAACAGCGATGTGTCCCCAAATGTGTTGCGTGTCGTTTTAGCCTTTCGGCGCTGGGGGTGGGTATCTTTTTGGACACAGGTTGTTTTATGCGTAGTTTCTGCGCTAGTCTTGCTGCAACTTGTTTTATTAAAAGCACCAACGACAAATACGCCCACAGGCGCAGATAGCAACCCTGCCACACTGCCTGGATTGAGTTTTGCATGGGCAGGTATCGCCGTACTCGGTGCAAGTATTTTCTGGAATTTTCGCTATACGCAAATGGCGAAAAAGTTGCGATCGCCCGATCGCCCTACCAAAAGCCAAACCGTATTTCAAATCAAAATTGGTATCATCATCAATCTATTAGGGATGTTGATTACTTTGATCGGAGCTGCTTCGATTGTGGGTGCATTAACCTTGCGATCGCAACAGGGGGTATTTGCTGGTGCTGGCAACTTTAATCTCACAATTCAGCCCCTCGACTTTCAGATTATTCAAGCCAGTTTCAATATTATCTTTGCCCACTTTGTCGGCTTAGTCACCTCACTATGGTTGCTAAATCGTGCCACCGACAAGCCTAATCGCGAATAA
- a CDS encoding Mo-dependent nitrogenase C-terminal domain-containing protein, whose product MKTDHPTYTQAQISAWLRGLMSVALADNDYSDQERTLFDQISHSDEWGEEIPISSFEPISAQELADALGSDRRVGQNFLRMAVMMALADGKYTDTEDRIIQEFCTALDQEITPINELRIKLESASHHEEHHPDLLEPVKEWLDHMDIHDSRLANLICKVVPAQCPFERDIVLFGRKIMHIPAMCEINPLYDQLVGLRFRSLSYLADKGEDVSKYC is encoded by the coding sequence ATGAAAACAGATCATCCGACTTATACACAAGCGCAGATTTCAGCTTGGTTGCGGGGACTCATGAGCGTGGCTCTCGCAGACAATGATTACAGTGATCAAGAGCGTACCCTTTTTGATCAGATCAGCCATAGTGATGAATGGGGCGAGGAAATTCCCATTTCAAGTTTTGAACCGATTAGCGCTCAAGAACTGGCTGATGCATTGGGTAGCGATCGCAGGGTGGGGCAGAATTTTTTGCGGATGGCAGTGATGATGGCACTCGCCGACGGTAAATATACAGATACAGAAGATCGCATTATTCAAGAATTTTGCACGGCACTTGATCAAGAAATAACTCCAATCAATGAATTGCGGATCAAACTAGAATCCGCCTCACACCATGAAGAGCATCATCCTGATCTGTTAGAGCCTGTTAAGGAATGGCTCGATCACATGGATATCCATGATTCCCGACTGGCGAACCTAATTTGTAAGGTTGTACCCGCTCAATGTCCTTTCGAGCGCGATATCGTCTTGTTTGGACGCAAAATCATGCACATTCCCGCCATGTGCGAAATTAATCCTCTATACGATCAGCTCGTGGGGTTACGTTTTCGATCGCTTAGTTATCTCGCTGATAAAGGCGAAGATGTTTCAAAATATTGTTAA